The following coding sequences are from one Cytophagales bacterium window:
- a CDS encoding tetratricopeptide repeat protein, whose translation MKKPTKIFAISLIAYCLLPLPTANLLADTHKLDSLLQALQTAKHDTTKIKALNTLARKFITSKPDTALVLAQQALELSQAADWQQGLISSYHNIGYVHYVQSNYPAALKSWTKTLELSEQEGDRKGMAGSYGNIGIIYTNQSSYPQALEYYFKSLKIYKELGEKSKVLANTYNNIGLIYYNQSSYTQALEYYFKALEIREELGDKQGMAASYNNIGIIYKNQSSYPQALEYYFKSLKIKVQLGDKKGMANSYTNIGSLYTSLFEQGDSPDTLGYGVNLERAGGLAAKNPALLLDTALYYQQQALLINKELSDEYNMTFSLSGIGTIYVQKQKYTKAIQYYQQAALLADSIGALQQESEAHSGLTECYEQLGSYKLSLEHYKQYTTLKDT comes from the coding sequence ATGAAAAAACCAACTAAAATATTTGCAATCTCTCTAATTGCCTACTGCCTACTGCCGCTGCCAACTGCCAACTTGTTAGCAGACACGCACAAGCTTGATTCCCTCCTCCAAGCCCTCCAAACAGCAAAACACGACACAACTAAAATAAAAGCCCTCAATACACTTGCCAGAAAATTCATTACCTCTAAACCAGACACCGCCCTTGTATTGGCACAACAGGCATTGGAATTAAGCCAAGCTGCTGACTGGCAGCAGGGACTTATCAGTTCTTATCATAATATCGGCTACGTTCATTATGTGCAAAGCAACTACCCGGCAGCTTTAAAGAGCTGGACAAAGACACTTGAATTAAGTGAACAGGAGGGCGACCGGAAAGGCATGGCTGGCTCCTATGGCAACATCGGGATTATTTATACCAATCAATCCTCTTACCCCCAAGCGCTGGAATACTACTTTAAATCCCTTAAAATATATAAGGAGCTTGGTGAGAAATCAAAAGTATTGGCTAACACATATAACAACATCGGGCTTATTTATTACAATCAATCTTCTTACACACAAGCGCTGGAATACTACTTTAAAGCCCTTGAAATAAGAGAGGAACTGGGTGATAAACAAGGCATGGCTGCCTCCTATAACAACATCGGGATTATTTATAAGAATCAATCCTCCTACCCCCAAGCGCTGGAATACTACTTTAAATCCCTTAAAATAAAAGTGCAACTGGGTGATAAAAAAGGCATGGCTAACTCCTATACGAATATCGGGAGTTTGTACACATCCTTATTTGAACAAGGTGACAGCCCCGATACGCTTGGCTACGGGGTGAACCTTGAAAGGGCGGGCGGGTTGGCTGCTAAAAATCCAGCCCTGTTACTTGACACTGCGTTGTATTATCAACAACAAGCCCTTTTGATAAATAAAGAACTCAGCGATGAATACAATATGACCTTTAGCTTATCCGGCATAGGAACTATTTATGTACAGAAACAGAAATACACCAAAGCCATACAGTACTACCAACAAGCCGCCCTGCTCGCAGACAGCATTGGAGCATTGCAACAAGAAAGCGAGGCACATTCAGGGCTTACAGAATGTTACGAGCAGCTCGGCAGCTACAAACTTTCCCTTGAACATTATAAACAATACACCACCCTCAAAGACACC
- a CDS encoding amino acid deaminase/aldolase: protein MNSHSRTYDYYKKIFVGQPMPFAFVDMDLLEENARQIVKRALGKKIRIASKSVRCRYLLNRILDLDTAFQGIMCFTVPEAVYLSKQGFDDLLVAYPCMQEQYIAEVCREVQKGKTIVLMADCLEHVQRIDQVAGKVDVAVPVCMDIDMSTNFPGLHFGVLRSGIFNKKQVLNLVEHLQRLKNVRLDGIMGYEAQIAGVGDNYQGQSLKNGVIRFLKSRSVKEIARRRHDIAEAIKSNGVKLRFINGGGTGSLESTTGEDVVTEVTVGSGFYASALFDNYKNFRHLPSAGFAIEIVRRPQYNMFTCHGGGYTASGAAGADKLPKPYLPEGMKITKNEGAGEVQTPLIYTGFEKLSLGDPVFMRHSKAGELCERFDKLLLVSEKNIVDEVKTYRGEGKCFL from the coding sequence ATGAATTCTCACTCCAGAACTTATGACTACTACAAGAAAATATTTGTTGGCCAACCCATGCCTTTTGCTTTTGTTGATATGGATCTTCTGGAAGAGAATGCAAGACAAATTGTGAAGAGAGCGTTAGGTAAGAAAATAAGGATCGCATCAAAATCAGTCCGGTGCAGATACCTGTTAAATAGGATACTTGACCTGGATACCGCCTTCCAGGGAATTATGTGCTTTACAGTACCCGAAGCAGTTTATCTCAGCAAGCAGGGTTTTGATGACCTGTTGGTGGCATATCCTTGTATGCAGGAACAATATATCGCAGAAGTTTGCCGGGAGGTTCAAAAAGGAAAAACAATCGTTTTAATGGCAGACTGTTTAGAGCACGTTCAAAGAATTGACCAGGTTGCCGGTAAGGTTGATGTGGCGGTGCCTGTGTGTATGGATATTGATATGTCAACAAATTTCCCCGGATTGCATTTTGGTGTTTTGCGGAGTGGAATATTTAATAAAAAGCAGGTGTTAAATCTGGTTGAGCACCTACAACGATTAAAAAATGTAAGATTAGATGGTATCATGGGTTATGAAGCGCAAATAGCAGGAGTAGGGGATAATTATCAGGGGCAATCACTGAAAAACGGGGTTATCAGGTTTTTAAAAAGCAGGTCTGTCAAAGAAATAGCCCGCAGAAGACATGATATAGCAGAGGCAATCAAATCAAATGGAGTAAAGCTAAGATTTATCAATGGGGGAGGAACCGGCAGCCTGGAATCCACAACAGGAGAAGACGTAGTTACAGAAGTAACCGTTGGCTCAGGCTTTTATGCTTCTGCCCTTTTTGATAATTACAAAAATTTCAGACATTTGCCCTCGGCAGGATTTGCCATTGAGATAGTAAGAAGGCCACAGTACAATATGTTTACCTGCCATGGAGGTGGCTATACAGCTTCCGGCGCTGCGGGTGCCGACAAGCTGCCCAAGCCCTACCTGCCGGAAGGGATGAAAATAACCAAAAACGAGGGAGCCGGTGAAGTGCAAACGCCATTGATCTATACGGGGTTTGAAAAATTGTCTTTAGGTGATCCTGTATTTATGAGACACAGCAAAGCCGGTGAGCTTTGTGAGCGGTTTGATAAATTGTTGCTGGTATCTGAAAAAAATATTGTAGATGAAGTTAAAACTTACCGAGGGGAAGGGAAATGTTTCCTGTAA